In one Zobellia galactanivorans genomic region, the following are encoded:
- a CDS encoding SusC/RagA family TonB-linked outer membrane protein, which translates to MNLKTQLTLIALLCLNISLFAQDGYTLSGTVSDADNVPIPGVNVIIANTTKGTSTDFDGLFQINVSEGDILQFSYIGYVTQTIPITGQTELNITMAEDAKQLDEVVVIGYGGTQKKSHLTGSISKVVNENLDQIAVARVDDALVGQVSGVNIQATDGEAGAAPTINIRGVGSMAGDSTPLVVVDGVIVSSDFLGSLNMNDVESFEILKDAASSAIYGSKGANGIIMITTKGGVEGKTRINYSTYTGFKEARHSEAYTFSIEETAQAQLAATGSLSDRTKYKQLIGVDRSWQDVIFDGGTITSHSLSARGGSEKTKYSTALNYSHDEGVLITDDFKKYGLRLKVDTKINDKFSFGVNFTPSYTNRRRFDGSTHDILRQTNWLPLYHDENTIQFVNRVQDNGAWADVQVGDYAQQYHFDGYDLDAGAPADSGGVSISNTSNANPAAKVLERERYDKKFKMFGSVYGNYNIIDGLSFRSTLSGSYQDTKRTRWQGTLSSRNGAAGASMDEYSQKEIYLITDNFLSYNKSFGKHDLSVILGVTAETKKSFYSQISGTGYTSDAVKQITNATTISNADAFEWEKNGLSYVSRLNYAYDDKYLASFSFRRDGSSIFGQDFKYGNFTAASVGWNLAKENFLQDSDIVSTFKLRASYGLTGNDLLNVGSVDPDTSSSTSSLSTGNILVDNYPYLALLGSTTYSVDGSLQAGFNPLNIANAGLQWERLREFNPGLDFGFFNNRVSGSVDYYQRTSDQLLLNNPISVTTGFNSALVNLGEVKNEGYEIELRTKNIVTENFRWASTIIASTNKNTLVDFADSNGQITNVDSKRAAEWINLEGQPISTFYGWVVDKDIPLEYLNDAFHPVGGEAQDVYVKDLNGDGIIDDEDKAALGDPYPELVWSFTNEFNLGKFDFSFMFQGSHGAEIRNMGDQYLFNHFNSSQDFNPETTPNQEFIKEKIFTDDIIQDASYVALRNVNIGYNFPKDVLSDYGVSGLRIYASGQNLMYKTADDYTGFNPESVDRTSPTAYGYQRAGSPIYRTISIGLNLDF; encoded by the coding sequence ATGAATTTAAAAACTCAACTCACACTAATAGCATTATTGTGTCTCAATATATCGCTATTTGCCCAAGACGGTTACACACTGTCAGGCACGGTTTCCGATGCGGACAATGTTCCAATACCGGGAGTTAACGTCATAATCGCCAATACAACCAAAGGCACCTCAACAGATTTTGACGGATTATTTCAAATAAACGTTTCAGAAGGCGATATTCTTCAATTTTCATACATCGGCTATGTTACACAAACCATACCCATAACGGGCCAGACCGAGTTAAATATAACCATGGCCGAAGACGCCAAACAATTAGACGAGGTGGTGGTTATAGGTTACGGGGGAACCCAAAAGAAATCACATTTGACCGGTTCGATCTCAAAAGTAGTCAACGAAAACCTCGATCAAATAGCAGTAGCTCGTGTCGATGATGCCTTGGTCGGGCAGGTATCGGGGGTAAACATACAAGCCACCGACGGAGAAGCAGGAGCCGCTCCTACCATAAATATCAGGGGTGTAGGCTCTATGGCCGGTGACTCTACCCCATTGGTCGTTGTCGATGGTGTAATTGTAAGTTCAGACTTCCTAGGTTCATTGAACATGAACGATGTAGAGTCTTTCGAGATTTTAAAGGATGCAGCATCATCTGCCATTTACGGTTCAAAAGGTGCCAACGGTATTATCATGATAACCACAAAAGGTGGTGTTGAAGGTAAGACCCGTATCAACTATAGTACCTATACTGGTTTTAAAGAAGCTAGACATAGTGAAGCGTATACCTTTTCAATAGAAGAAACTGCACAAGCCCAATTGGCCGCCACCGGGTCATTATCCGACAGGACAAAATACAAACAACTCATAGGTGTTGACCGTTCTTGGCAAGATGTCATTTTTGACGGTGGTACCATTACCAGTCATTCCCTATCGGCTCGCGGTGGAAGTGAAAAAACCAAGTATAGCACCGCCCTTAACTACTCACATGACGAAGGTGTCTTAATTACCGATGATTTCAAAAAATACGGATTAAGACTTAAAGTAGATACCAAAATAAACGATAAGTTTTCCTTTGGTGTGAACTTCACCCCTTCTTACACAAACAGAAGAAGGTTTGATGGAAGTACCCACGATATATTAAGACAGACCAATTGGCTACCACTTTACCATGATGAAAACACTATTCAATTTGTAAATAGGGTTCAAGATAATGGGGCGTGGGCCGATGTGCAAGTCGGTGATTACGCACAACAATATCATTTTGACGGCTACGACCTCGACGCCGGTGCCCCTGCAGATTCTGGTGGGGTAAGTATCAGTAACACCTCGAATGCCAACCCTGCGGCCAAAGTATTGGAGCGCGAACGTTACGACAAAAAATTCAAAATGTTCGGTAGCGTTTACGGTAATTACAACATTATTGACGGTTTAAGTTTCCGATCTACCCTTTCCGGTTCGTATCAAGACACCAAAAGAACAAGATGGCAAGGTACCCTATCCAGTAGAAACGGTGCCGCAGGCGCCTCAATGGATGAATATTCACAAAAGGAAATCTACCTTATTACCGACAACTTTCTATCCTATAACAAGAGTTTCGGTAAACATGATCTAAGTGTAATTTTAGGTGTAACCGCTGAAACGAAAAAATCGTTTTATTCACAAATTAGCGGAACTGGTTATACTTCCGATGCCGTTAAGCAAATCACCAACGCCACGACCATTTCAAACGCAGATGCCTTTGAATGGGAAAAGAACGGCCTATCATACGTTTCCAGACTGAACTATGCTTATGACGATAAATACCTAGCTTCATTTAGCTTTAGAAGGGACGGTAGCTCTATCTTCGGTCAAGACTTCAAATACGGTAATTTTACTGCCGCCTCTGTTGGTTGGAACCTTGCCAAAGAAAACTTCTTACAGGATAGTGATATCGTAAGCACTTTTAAATTAAGGGCCAGTTACGGTCTAACAGGAAACGATTTGCTCAACGTAGGTAGTGTTGATCCCGATACCAGTAGTAGTACGAGTTCTTTGAGCACAGGTAATATCTTGGTAGACAACTACCCATACTTGGCCCTTTTAGGCTCAACGACCTATTCCGTAGACGGTTCATTACAAGCGGGCTTCAACCCTCTGAACATAGCCAACGCGGGACTGCAATGGGAGCGTTTGAGAGAATTCAACCCTGGTTTGGATTTCGGCTTTTTTAACAATAGGGTATCGGGCTCCGTTGATTATTACCAACGAACCAGTGACCAACTATTATTGAACAATCCGATTTCAGTGACTACAGGTTTTAACAGTGCCCTTGTTAATTTAGGTGAAGTCAAAAACGAAGGTTATGAAATTGAACTGAGAACAAAGAACATTGTTACAGAAAACTTCAGGTGGGCCTCTACCATCATAGCTTCAACGAACAAGAATACTTTAGTAGACTTCGCCGACTCCAACGGTCAAATTACAAATGTAGACTCTAAAAGGGCAGCAGAGTGGATCAACCTTGAAGGACAACCGATTTCCACATTCTACGGTTGGGTCGTCGACAAAGACATTCCGCTTGAATACTTGAACGATGCTTTCCACCCTGTTGGTGGCGAAGCCCAAGATGTTTACGTAAAGGATTTAAACGGCGATGGTATTATTGATGATGAAGACAAAGCTGCTTTAGGAGACCCATATCCAGAATTAGTCTGGAGTTTCACCAACGAGTTTAATCTTGGCAAGTTCGATTTTAGTTTTATGTTCCAAGGTTCACATGGGGCCGAAATCAGGAACATGGGAGACCAATACCTGTTCAACCATTTCAATTCTTCTCAAGATTTCAATCCTGAAACAACGCCTAACCAAGAATTTATCAAAGAAAAAATCTTTACTGATGATATTATTCAAGACGCTTCGTACGTAGCACTGAGAAACGTAAATATTGGATACAATTTCCCAAAAGACGTTTTGAGTGATTATGGTGTGTCTGGTTTAAGAATATATGCTAGTGGCCAAAACCTTATGTACAAGACGGCAGATGACTATACAGGTTTCAATCCTGAATCCGTAGACAGAACAAGTCCTACAGCTTACGGTTACCAAAGAGCAGGTTCCCCTATATATAGAACGATTTCTATAGGACTTAACCTTGATTTTTAA
- a CDS encoding SDR family NAD(P)-dependent oxidoreductase, translating into MDLKGKIAVVTGGTRDIGKAISLKLAKEGAKVVVNYYNNEANAKKTLDEIRAISGEAIIVKGDMTQKADVDHLVSEAIKAFGGTIDILVNNAGGLVARKSIAEMDEAFFNKVIALNLNSTFLVSQAILPHMKSGASIINIASQAGRDGGGGGSLAYATSKGAVMTFTRGLAKEVGPKNIRVNALCPGMIATTFHDTFTTGDVRKKVAGATPLRREGTAEEIANTVACLASDETTFITGANIDINGGLAFS; encoded by the coding sequence ATGGATTTAAAAGGAAAAATTGCCGTTGTCACAGGCGGAACAAGGGATATTGGCAAGGCCATTTCACTTAAATTGGCAAAAGAAGGAGCCAAAGTAGTAGTCAACTATTACAACAACGAGGCCAACGCAAAGAAAACCCTTGATGAGATAAGGGCAATTTCGGGCGAAGCCATAATCGTTAAAGGGGACATGACCCAAAAGGCCGATGTTGACCATTTGGTATCGGAAGCGATAAAGGCATTTGGAGGTACCATTGACATCTTGGTAAACAATGCCGGTGGATTGGTAGCCCGTAAGAGTATTGCCGAAATGGACGAGGCTTTCTTTAATAAGGTCATTGCCTTGAACCTCAACTCCACCTTTCTGGTCTCACAAGCCATATTGCCCCATATGAAGTCTGGTGCCTCGATCATAAACATTGCATCGCAAGCAGGCCGTGATGGCGGTGGCGGCGGTTCTTTGGCCTATGCCACTTCAAAAGGCGCCGTTATGACCTTTACACGAGGTCTGGCCAAAGAAGTAGGCCCCAAGAATATTCGCGTCAACGCCCTTTGCCCAGGAATGATCGCCACGACCTTTCACGACACTTTCACTACGGGCGATGTACGTAAAAAGGTAGCGGGAGCCACCCCATTGCGCAGGGAAGGTACGGCTGAAGAGATAGCCAATACCGTAGCTTGTCTTGCTTCCGACGAAACTACTTTTATTACCGGGGCCAATATCGACATCAATGGCGGACTCGCCTTTTCATAA
- a CDS encoding cupin domain-containing protein — translation MESFGSSKEFLIGDEIPWETVGEGVQRQIMGYDDKIMLVNVKFEKGGIGPMHEHYHSQVTYVVSGKFKMTIGEETKILKGGDSFYIPPHVMHGTVCQEAGVLIDVFSPIREDFMTK, via the coding sequence ATGGAAAGTTTTGGATCAAGTAAAGAGTTTTTAATCGGGGACGAAATCCCCTGGGAAACCGTTGGCGAAGGCGTACAACGTCAGATTATGGGCTACGACGATAAGATCATGCTCGTAAACGTAAAATTTGAAAAAGGCGGTATAGGCCCCATGCACGAGCACTACCACTCACAAGTAACTTACGTCGTTAGCGGAAAATTCAAGATGACAATAGGTGAAGAGACCAAAATACTAAAAGGAGGCGATTCGTTTTACATTCCTCCCCACGTAATGCATGGAACCGTTTGTCAAGAAGCAGGTGTATTAATAGATGTTTTCAGCCCGATCAGGGAAGATTTTATGACTAAATAA
- a CDS encoding alginate lyase family protein translates to MTKYIPVLQSLLFVLLLSFSGHAQEHPSLILTKAGVEKIRAELGNIPIFDATLEKVKAEVDAEIALGIDTPLPKDYSGGYTHERHKRNFFILQKAGVLYQILNDEKYALYIKDMLFQYEGMYKDLPVHPQTRSYARGKLFWQCLNDSNWLVYVSQAYDCVYDYLSKKERKQLEKNLFRPFADYISIENPQFYNRVHNHSTWGNAAVGMIGLVMGDEELIQRALYGIEDDGLPIGAKDNDGGFIKVEGQKAGFLANIDEPFSPDGYYTEGPYYQRYAMYPFLIFAEALHNVRPQQKIFEHKDGVLLKSVNTLLSLSDADGEFFPLNDAQKGMSYHSRELVTAVDIAYHYGNHNPQLLSIAEEQGQVLLDDSGLAVALGIREGKSEDFQKKSIKLSDGANGDQGGVAILRYGNEAMTLVYKYAAQGLSHGHYDKLSFSLYEKGTEILQDYGLARFVNIEQKGGGNYLKENTTWAKQTIAHNTLVQNETSHFEGKYEVGSQHHSELYFFDASNPEVQVVSAKEQNAYPGTEMHRTMALIKTDGFEKPFVLDILRVGSNAANQYDLPFYFKGQVMQTNFDFTTPKSLEPLGSDNGYQHLWSEGLGQPKGDNSQLSWLENGRFYTLTTATNNDDELHFVRIGANDPEFNLRRDAGLIIRRKNTKNTTFVSILESHGHYSPVSEFSVNANSSISKIELMLDTKEYTAVLIDAKSNTEQTLLILANENKNVNKEHIIEIKGKEYRWTGPYQFIKIN, encoded by the coding sequence ATGACCAAATACATACCCGTACTACAATCCCTCCTCTTCGTTCTGTTGCTTTCCTTCAGCGGACATGCACAAGAACACCCGAGTCTGATACTGACCAAGGCGGGAGTAGAAAAAATAAGGGCCGAATTGGGCAACATCCCCATTTTTGACGCCACCTTGGAAAAGGTAAAGGCCGAAGTGGATGCCGAAATAGCATTGGGCATAGATACGCCCCTCCCTAAAGATTATTCCGGAGGCTATACCCATGAGCGCCATAAGCGCAATTTTTTCATCCTTCAAAAAGCAGGGGTATTGTACCAAATTCTAAACGATGAGAAATATGCCCTATACATAAAGGACATGCTGTTTCAATACGAAGGAATGTACAAAGACCTACCGGTACACCCACAAACGCGTTCTTACGCCCGGGGAAAGTTGTTCTGGCAGTGCCTAAACGATTCCAATTGGCTGGTTTACGTGAGTCAGGCCTATGACTGCGTATATGACTACCTTTCGAAAAAAGAACGCAAGCAACTTGAAAAAAACCTTTTCAGGCCATTCGCCGATTACATATCCATAGAAAATCCGCAATTCTACAACCGCGTACACAACCACAGTACTTGGGGCAATGCCGCCGTAGGGATGATCGGTTTGGTAATGGGCGATGAGGAGTTGATCCAAAGGGCGCTCTACGGTATTGAAGACGACGGCTTGCCGATCGGGGCCAAGGACAATGACGGAGGATTCATAAAGGTGGAAGGCCAAAAAGCCGGTTTTCTGGCCAATATAGACGAGCCTTTTTCCCCTGACGGATATTATACCGAAGGCCCTTACTACCAAAGGTATGCCATGTACCCCTTTTTGATCTTTGCCGAGGCCCTGCACAATGTAAGGCCCCAACAGAAAATATTCGAACACAAGGATGGCGTATTGCTAAAATCGGTAAACACGCTTTTGAGCCTCTCCGATGCCGATGGCGAATTCTTTCCCTTGAACGACGCCCAAAAAGGTATGTCATATCACTCCCGAGAGCTGGTTACCGCCGTTGATATCGCCTATCATTACGGAAACCACAATCCGCAATTGCTCAGCATAGCCGAAGAACAGGGCCAAGTTTTATTGGACGATTCGGGGCTGGCCGTAGCCTTGGGCATTAGGGAAGGAAAAAGCGAGGACTTCCAAAAAAAATCGATCAAGCTTAGCGATGGGGCCAACGGCGACCAAGGGGGCGTGGCCATACTCAGGTACGGCAACGAAGCTATGACCTTGGTCTACAAATATGCGGCGCAAGGGCTAAGCCATGGGCACTACGACAAACTATCGTTCTCACTTTACGAAAAGGGAACCGAAATATTACAAGATTACGGTCTCGCCCGTTTTGTCAACATCGAGCAAAAAGGCGGGGGCAATTACCTCAAGGAGAACACGACCTGGGCCAAACAGACCATAGCCCACAATACCCTTGTACAAAACGAAACCTCACATTTTGAAGGAAAGTACGAAGTGGGGAGCCAACACCATTCGGAGCTCTACTTTTTTGATGCTTCCAACCCAGAAGTACAGGTGGTGAGCGCCAAAGAACAAAACGCCTATCCCGGTACGGAAATGCATCGGACCATGGCCCTGATAAAAACCGATGGTTTTGAAAAGCCCTTTGTACTCGATATCCTAAGGGTCGGTTCGAATGCCGCGAACCAATACGACCTTCCCTTCTACTTCAAAGGACAGGTGATGCAAACCAATTTTGATTTCACCACCCCAAAAAGCTTGGAACCCCTAGGTTCCGATAACGGCTATCAGCACCTTTGGTCAGAAGGCCTAGGACAGCCCAAAGGCGACAACTCCCAGCTCAGCTGGTTGGAAAACGGACGCTTCTATACCCTGACCACGGCAACGAACAACGACGACGAGCTACATTTCGTACGCATCGGGGCCAATGACCCAGAGTTCAACCTAAGAAGGGACGCCGGTTTGATCATCAGAAGAAAGAACACAAAGAACACCACCTTTGTATCGATACTAGAATCACACGGCCATTATAGTCCTGTTTCAGAGTTTTCGGTAAATGCGAACAGTTCAATCTCTAAAATCGAGCTTATGTTAGATACGAAAGAGTACACGGCAGTATTGATCGATGCCAAGTCCAATACCGAACAAACACTATTGATACTGGCCAATGAAAACAAAAATGTCAATAAAGAGCATATTATAGAAATCAAGGGCAAGGAATACCGTTGGACGGGGCCCTATCAATTTATTAAAATCAATTAA
- a CDS encoding sugar phosphate isomerase/epimerase family protein codes for MGKGHDYISRRHFSKRTAAALCSVPFMPLHGWNALSSNTSEEDIKVHLFSKHLQFLGYEEMSEVAADIGFDGLDLTVRPKGHVLPENVQDDLPKAVEAMRKYGLQPKMMTTNVLDAHAEIDQQVLKTASKLGLTHYRTGWLSYPEDRSIQESQEIYKSLFKSLEAANEKWGLIGCYQNHAGNHVGAPIWDLPPMLPGPQSKHLGSQYDIRHAVVEGGMSWELDLRLIAPYIRSIVIKDFKWGMQEGQWKPVNTPLGEGMVDFGRYFSLLKKYGINVPISLHLEYDLGGAEHGAQQISIDKKVVYAMMKKDLTFLRKAWKAAE; via the coding sequence ATGGGGAAAGGACATGATTATATCTCAAGAAGGCATTTTTCAAAACGGACGGCCGCCGCATTGTGCAGTGTGCCCTTTATGCCATTACATGGATGGAACGCTTTATCTTCCAATACATCGGAAGAGGATATCAAGGTACATCTTTTTTCTAAGCACTTACAGTTTTTGGGCTACGAAGAAATGTCGGAGGTTGCCGCGGATATCGGTTTTGACGGATTGGATTTGACCGTAAGGCCGAAAGGCCATGTATTGCCGGAAAATGTGCAAGATGACCTGCCCAAGGCCGTTGAGGCCATGCGTAAATACGGACTGCAACCTAAAATGATGACCACTAACGTGCTCGATGCCCATGCGGAAATAGACCAACAGGTGTTGAAAACGGCCAGTAAACTAGGGTTGACCCATTATAGGACCGGATGGCTCAGTTATCCTGAAGACCGAAGTATTCAAGAAAGCCAAGAAATCTATAAGTCCCTTTTCAAATCCTTGGAAGCGGCGAACGAAAAATGGGGCTTGATAGGCTGTTATCAAAACCATGCGGGCAACCACGTTGGGGCGCCTATTTGGGATTTGCCTCCTATGCTGCCCGGCCCGCAAAGCAAACATTTGGGCAGTCAGTACGATATACGGCATGCGGTGGTCGAAGGTGGTATGAGCTGGGAACTCGACCTTCGGCTTATAGCGCCATATATAAGGTCGATCGTGATAAAGGATTTTAAATGGGGAATGCAAGAAGGCCAATGGAAACCGGTGAATACGCCGCTTGGTGAGGGTATGGTAGACTTTGGCCGCTATTTTTCTTTGCTAAAAAAATACGGGATCAACGTACCGATATCGCTGCACTTGGAATACGATCTAGGGGGAGCCGAACATGGTGCCCAACAAATAAGCATCGACAAAAAAGTGGTCTATGCCATGATGAAAAAAGATTTGACCTTTTTAAGGAAGGCATGGAAAGCAGCGGAATAA
- a CDS encoding ribonuclease activity regulator RraA gives MSKKEESTIEKLRKVSTATIATCLFKKGLKNQFIQKVRPLKPGRPTMVGRAYTLRYIPAREDLNPIEVFQDRRHLQRVAVEECPEGYVLVIDSRKDARAASAGSILATRLMVRGVEGMVTDGGFRDSAEIADLDFAAYHQGPSAPTNLTLHHAIGVNEPIACGDVAVFPEDFIVGDDDGVMVIPAHLAEGVAEECTKMTLFEDYVMKEVQKGKSIMGLYPLTDKEYKARFDAWMFLKDKEKS, from the coding sequence ATGAGTAAAAAAGAAGAGAGTACCATAGAGAAATTGAGAAAGGTCAGTACGGCTACCATTGCCACCTGTTTGTTTAAAAAGGGGCTGAAAAACCAATTTATACAGAAGGTTAGGCCGCTCAAGCCCGGTCGGCCCACAATGGTCGGGAGGGCCTATACGCTGCGTTACATTCCGGCACGCGAAGATCTCAACCCTATAGAGGTTTTTCAAGACCGGAGACACCTGCAGCGGGTTGCGGTAGAGGAATGTCCCGAAGGATATGTTCTGGTCATAGATAGTCGAAAAGATGCCCGTGCGGCTTCGGCGGGTTCCATCTTGGCAACGCGTTTAATGGTGCGTGGGGTAGAGGGTATGGTGACCGATGGCGGCTTTCGGGATTCCGCCGAGATTGCCGATCTTGATTTTGCGGCTTATCACCAAGGGCCATCGGCGCCTACGAATTTGACCTTGCACCACGCCATTGGCGTTAATGAGCCTATCGCATGTGGCGATGTGGCGGTATTTCCCGAGGATTTTATTGTAGGTGACGATGACGGGGTCATGGTAATACCGGCCCACCTGGCCGAAGGGGTGGCGGAAGAGTGTACAAAAATGACCCTTTTTGAAGACTATGTGATGAAGGAAGTCCAAAAAGGGAAGTCGATTATGGGGCTCTATCCGCTTACCGATAAAGAGTACAAGGCCCGTTTTGATGCATGGATGTTTTTAAAAGACAAGGAAAAGTCATAG
- a CDS encoding DUF2490 domain-containing protein, giving the protein MEGSIRKVIPLLLFGLLTQIKGLAQFSPPGLGEVHTAAWLALGAKQDLGQKGTTVSSTYLGFGSVSDPNNYNPIEKPSIYVINQEVTHRFKPHWKCALALSYRWQNKYTSTPPYDYDTPKARQELRAYGSISYLNSLKKINYAFSYRPEIRRFYDPDFTLATESLQFRSRFKAKLSFYLNRSKTQQISTAAESLFATGKTENWSKFAYKESRFSLYYSLTLPQQDITLNMGYMNNLLGRDFSKDAHYLAFDVAIKNPFNRKSAQGSHSQ; this is encoded by the coding sequence ATGGAAGGAAGTATTCGTAAAGTTATTCCCCTTCTTCTTTTCGGACTTCTAACCCAAATAAAAGGCCTTGCCCAATTTTCCCCTCCGGGATTGGGTGAGGTCCATACCGCCGCATGGTTGGCCCTAGGGGCAAAACAGGACCTTGGCCAAAAAGGGACTACAGTGTCTTCCACCTATTTAGGATTCGGTAGTGTAAGTGACCCGAACAACTATAATCCGATAGAAAAACCATCGATTTACGTGATAAACCAAGAAGTCACACACCGCTTCAAACCCCACTGGAAGTGCGCCTTGGCATTGAGTTACCGATGGCAAAACAAGTATACATCGACCCCTCCTTACGACTACGACACCCCAAAAGCACGTCAAGAACTACGGGCTTACGGCAGTATCTCCTATCTCAATTCCTTAAAAAAAATCAACTATGCGTTCAGTTACCGCCCAGAGATCCGACGCTTTTACGATCCCGACTTCACTTTAGCGACCGAATCTTTACAATTCCGCTCCCGTTTCAAGGCCAAACTTTCCTTTTATCTCAACCGCTCAAAAACGCAGCAGATCAGCACCGCTGCAGAATCGCTATTCGCAACGGGCAAAACGGAAAACTGGAGTAAATTCGCCTATAAGGAAAGTCGTTTTTCCCTCTACTACTCCCTGACCCTGCCCCAACAAGATATCACCCTTAATATGGGCTACATGAACAACCTCTTGGGAAGGGATTTTTCTAAAGACGCCCATTATCTCGCCTTTGATGTAGCGATCAAAAACCCCTTCAATCGCAAGTCGGCGCAGGGAAGCCATTCGCAGTAA
- a CDS encoding PepSY-like domain-containing protein encodes MKKQILFLAALGTLSFSQAQDLPKSQVPSVILNQFNSQYPKATDVEWEMDGKLYNVEFETGWNTEHDVWYNAEGKMVKQKEEIASKELPQAVHKTIETNFQGYSTDDVERITDEGKIFYKMELNSLLKQDWEVVFDANGNILSQIED; translated from the coding sequence ATGAAAAAGCAAATTTTATTCTTAGCGGCATTGGGAACCCTCAGTTTTTCACAGGCTCAAGATCTTCCTAAAAGCCAGGTTCCTTCCGTAATCTTAAATCAGTTCAACAGCCAATATCCAAAAGCCACGGATGTAGAGTGGGAAATGGACGGCAAGCTATACAACGTGGAATTTGAAACCGGATGGAACACGGAGCACGACGTATGGTACAATGCCGAAGGAAAGATGGTAAAACAAAAGGAAGAAATAGCTTCAAAGGAATTGCCCCAAGCGGTACATAAAACTATCGAAACCAATTTTCAGGGCTACTCCACCGACGATGTGGAACGCATAACCGACGAGGGAAAAATCTTCTATAAGATGGAATTGAACTCCTTGCTCAAGCAAGACTGGGAAGTGGTTTTCGATGCCAATGGAAATATATTGAGCCAAATTGAGGACTAA
- a CDS encoding sensor histidine kinase: MKLLNQSLKYLSISILAIVTVWSVVFYMSMLNEIKSSIDEGLENYKRIIIEKAQTDSTILTKSGFDESFFTLQKIDKKRALSAKDQYVDTIIYMQDADDKEPEPEPVRMLTTSFEVKGQYYELKVANSMVEEDDLIDELFWDVVWLYIILIASIILINNVVLKKLWKPFYDFLHQLKSYRLGSTEKLPATSTKTKEFKDLEYAVNTLLQHSISAFEQQKEFIGNASHELQTPLAMVINKLELLLEKEDLKEAHALKIAEIFQIVERSVRLNKSLLLLSKIDNKQFFDNQQIHLNPIVNQTLGDLEEISSYKKLKTEVSETDELQVHLDPTLAQIIVSNLLKNAILHNHGNGTVEVHISKDTLTVRNTGKDKTLDKGKVFSRFHKTDSKTSGSGLGLAIVKAIADLYGFPLTYGFEKGVHSFSIRFSTI, translated from the coding sequence ATGAAGCTCCTCAACCAATCGCTGAAATATTTGTCCATTTCCATTTTGGCCATCGTTACGGTATGGAGCGTGGTCTTTTATATGAGCATGCTCAATGAGATCAAAAGCAGCATCGATGAAGGTCTGGAAAACTACAAGCGCATCATCATTGAAAAAGCACAGACCGATTCTACCATTTTGACCAAAAGCGGTTTTGACGAGAGTTTCTTTACCCTGCAAAAAATCGACAAGAAAAGGGCGCTTTCGGCAAAGGACCAATACGTCGATACCATCATCTACATGCAAGATGCCGACGACAAAGAACCCGAACCCGAACCGGTACGCATGCTTACCACCTCTTTTGAAGTAAAGGGACAGTATTACGAGCTAAAGGTCGCCAACTCCATGGTGGAGGAAGACGACCTTATCGACGAACTGTTCTGGGATGTGGTCTGGCTCTATATCATTCTAATCGCCAGCATCATACTCATTAACAATGTGGTATTGAAAAAGCTCTGGAAACCCTTTTACGACTTCTTGCACCAACTAAAAAGTTACCGGCTCGGAAGCACCGAAAAACTTCCGGCAACTTCCACAAAAACCAAGGAGTTCAAAGATTTGGAATATGCCGTAAACACCTTGTTGCAACATAGCATATCGGCATTCGAACAGCAAAAGGAATTTATCGGAAATGCCTCCCACGAGCTGCAAACCCCCTTGGCCATGGTCATCAACAAACTCGAGCTGCTCTTGGAAAAGGAAGACCTGAAAGAAGCGCATGCGCTAAAGATCGCCGAAATCTTTCAGATCGTCGAGCGCTCGGTCCGACTGAACAAATCCCTGCTCCTACTCTCTAAAATAGACAACAAACAGTTTTTTGACAATCAGCAAATCCATTTAAATCCCATCGTCAACCAAACCTTGGGTGACCTTGAGGAAATCAGTAGTTATAAAAAACTAAAAACAGAAGTTTCCGAAACCGATGAACTACAGGTACACCTAGACCCTACCCTTGCCCAGATCATTGTTTCGAACCTACTTAAAAATGCCATACTCCACAATCACGGGAACGGCACGGTTGAAGTACATATTTCGAAGGATACGCTTACCGTCCGCAACACGGGAAAAGACAAAACCTTGGACAAGGGCAAGGTATTCAGCCGATTTCACAAAACCGACTCAAAAACGAGCGGAAGCGGCCTGGGTCTAGCCATTGTAAAAGCCATTGCCGACCTATACGGCTTCCCCCTAACTTACGGCTTCGAAAAAGGCGTGCACTCCTTCAGTATACGCTTCTCCACAATATAA